Proteins encoded together in one Lysinibacillus sp. FSL K6-0232 window:
- the aroH gene encoding chorismate mutase, whose amino-acid sequence MIRGLRGAITIESDKPELVWDETARLVREVVAVNDVEIDDIASIVISATPDITSAFPARAVRLMEGWQYVPVMCTHEMDVPNALPLCIRVLIHANVEVAQKDVKHVYLNDAVKLRPDLAQAK is encoded by the coding sequence ATGATTCGTGGACTTAGAGGAGCGATAACAATTGAATCTGACAAGCCAGAGCTTGTATGGGATGAAACAGCGCGATTAGTGCGTGAGGTTGTAGCAGTCAATGATGTGGAAATCGATGATATTGCATCGATTGTAATTTCTGCAACACCTGATATTACTTCAGCATTTCCTGCACGTGCAGTACGTTTGATGGAGGGCTGGCAATATGTGCCTGTGATGTGTACACATGAAATGGATGTACCCAATGCATTGCCATTATGTATTCGTGTATTAATTCATGCAAATGTAGAAGTAGCACAGAAAGATGTTAAGCATGTGTATCTTAATGATGCAGTGAAATTAAGACCAGATTTAGCGCAGGCGAAATAA
- the aroB gene encoding 3-dehydroquinate synthase — MRVPVATKSHHYEVVLGHQFLTEAIQGFAHKLEKADKLIVLTDANVWAAQGEYFTSNFPYDFEVFILPGGEACKTFEQYNAAQTFLLEQKCSRKSFVFAFGGGAVGDLTGFVAATYMRGIPFIQIPTTILAHDSAVGGKTAINHPLGKNMIGAFYQPEGVIYDTAFLASLSEREIRSGTAELIKHAMISDRDWLEKLMAADSVLHFNQHELAEQLKKGIEVKAHIVAEDETEQSVRKFLNLGHTYGHAIEAAAGYGKVAHGEAVMIGLVYCLLLSEQYGKLDRAFTTAFLQFAIKNGYPFEAVAEYSFEQLTTYLLKDKKTEYGILQFVLLEDIGKPFVQAIDLAQCQEVDAEYRKLLAEVLV, encoded by the coding sequence ATGCGTGTACCAGTTGCAACAAAATCACATCATTATGAGGTTGTATTAGGTCATCAGTTTTTAACAGAAGCTATACAAGGATTTGCACATAAGCTAGAAAAAGCAGATAAGCTGATTGTACTGACAGATGCTAATGTGTGGGCAGCACAAGGTGAATATTTCACCTCAAATTTCCCATATGATTTTGAAGTTTTTATATTGCCTGGTGGTGAGGCATGTAAAACATTTGAGCAATATAATGCTGCACAAACATTTTTATTGGAGCAAAAATGCTCACGCAAATCATTTGTTTTTGCCTTTGGCGGAGGAGCTGTCGGCGATTTAACAGGCTTTGTGGCAGCTACCTATATGCGCGGCATTCCATTTATTCAAATTCCAACAACGATTTTAGCGCATGATTCGGCAGTTGGTGGTAAAACAGCCATTAATCATCCATTAGGAAAAAATATGATTGGTGCATTTTATCAGCCTGAAGGTGTTATTTATGATACAGCCTTTTTAGCAAGTTTATCCGAACGTGAAATACGTTCAGGAACAGCAGAATTAATAAAGCATGCGATGATTTCTGATCGCGACTGGCTAGAGAAGCTAATGGCAGCAGATTCGGTGCTTCATTTTAATCAGCATGAATTAGCCGAACAGCTTAAGAAAGGCATTGAAGTGAAGGCACATATTGTTGCTGAGGATGAAACAGAGCAATCTGTACGTAAATTTTTAAACTTAGGTCATACATATGGACATGCCATTGAGGCTGCTGCTGGCTATGGAAAGGTAGCACATGGTGAGGCTGTTATGATTGGGCTTGTCTATTGTTTATTACTAAGCGAACAATACGGCAAGCTAGATCGTGCATTTACCACAGCCTTTTTACAGTTTGCTATCAAAAATGGCTATCCTTTTGAGGCTGTTGCTGAGTATTCATTTGAACAATTAACAACTTATTTGTTGAAGGATAAAAAGACAGAATATGGTATTTTGCAATTTGTATTATTAGAGGACATCGGCAAACCTTTTGTACAAGCTATTGATTTAGCACAATGTCAAGAGGTCGATGCAGAGTATAGAAAGCTATTAGCGGAGGTGCTTGTATGA
- a CDS encoding ReoY family proteolytic degradation factor encodes MTASVSVVDKKAFVRWFLKNYQLKRRECVWILNYLLSNDDLLKRIRFVEEAHYCPRAMVMSTVDSTGVPFRFYKGNVMTADAEKSFHDLRLHEQEDMYIQLNFPNVPPSAQYLAVLEENPYMPETLLVSEKDRLLAEELLSNSLLVFQEEKLLAQIDEALDKGDKERFYELSNLLQALKETTSHR; translated from the coding sequence ATGACTGCTTCTGTATCAGTTGTTGATAAAAAGGCATTTGTTCGATGGTTTTTAAAAAATTATCAATTGAAGCGACGAGAATGTGTATGGATTTTAAATTATTTATTAAGTAATGATGATCTTTTAAAACGAATCCGTTTTGTGGAGGAAGCTCACTATTGTCCAAGAGCAATGGTGATGTCAACAGTTGATTCAACAGGTGTGCCTTTTCGATTTTATAAAGGCAATGTAATGACGGCAGATGCTGAGAAATCATTCCATGATTTGCGCTTACATGAGCAGGAAGATATGTATATCCAATTGAATTTTCCAAATGTACCACCAAGTGCACAATACTTAGCAGTTCTAGAAGAAAACCCATATATGCCAGAAACACTGCTTGTGAGTGAAAAAGATCGGTTACTGGCGGAAGAACTGCTTTCCAATAGCTTACTCGTATTCCAGGAAGAAAAATTACTTGCACAAATTGATGAGGCTCTTGATAAGGGAGATAAGGAACGTTTTTATGAATTGTCTAATTTGTTACAAGCATTAAAGGAAACAACGAGTCATAGGTAA
- a CDS encoding CheR family methyltransferase codes for MSDYEQFIEGIKRKTGIDLALYKEAQMKRRLTSLYEKKGYRNFVDFLKALEQDRDLMNEFLDRMTINVSEFYRNGKRWEVLQKKIFPKLLQTNKRLKIWSAACSTGEEPYSLVMVLSQLVPLSQIQVIATDLDENVIQKAKLGVYPERSLAEVPQDIKAKYFEQEGSFYRVKDEIKRCVTFKKHNLLKDSYDSNYDLIVCRNVMIYFTEEAKDQIYNDFSKALRKDGILFVGSTEQIFNPARYEFEVEDTFFYRKK; via the coding sequence ATGTCTGATTATGAACAATTTATAGAAGGTATTAAGCGCAAAACAGGAATTGATTTAGCGTTATACAAAGAAGCGCAAATGAAAAGACGATTAACCTCTCTTTATGAGAAAAAGGGCTATCGTAATTTTGTGGACTTTCTAAAGGCACTTGAACAAGATCGTGATTTAATGAATGAGTTTTTAGATCGCATGACGATTAATGTTTCCGAATTTTATCGTAATGGTAAGCGTTGGGAAGTATTGCAAAAGAAAATATTTCCGAAATTACTACAAACAAATAAACGTTTGAAAATTTGGAGTGCTGCTTGTTCAACAGGAGAAGAGCCTTATTCATTAGTCATGGTATTATCTCAATTAGTACCTTTATCGCAAATTCAAGTTATCGCCACTGATTTGGATGAAAATGTTATTCAAAAGGCAAAACTAGGAGTTTATCCTGAACGCTCTTTAGCAGAAGTGCCACAAGATATTAAAGCCAAGTATTTTGAACAAGAAGGCTCCTTCTATCGTGTAAAGGATGAAATTAAGCGATGTGTAACCTTTAAAAAGCATAATTTATTAAAGGATTCCTATGATAGCAATTATGATTTAATTGTTTGTCGCAATGTTATGATTTACTTTACAGAGGAAGCGAAAGATCAGATTTATAACGATTTTAGTAAAGCTTTACGCAAGGATGGTATTTTATTTGTTGGATCAACAGAGCAAATTTTTAATCCAGCTCGTTATGAATTTGAGGTAGAGGATACATTCTTCTATCGAAAAAAATAA
- a CDS encoding prephenate dehydrogenase, whose product MTRKVLVIGLGLIGGSIALALQKAPETRIIGYDVDAQTREHAKTLNIVHDIVTDPKEVAADADVIIFGTPVNATLEWMEQLKSWPLKNKVIVTDTGSTKKLIMQKAGELRELGITFIGGHPMAGSHKSGVLAAKAHLFENAYYMLTPLAGEEIVHMAQLESLLKFTHAKVVSVSASEHDHMTAVVSHFPHVIAASLVHQLGGENGEYPMTRSLAAGGFRDVTRIASSNPTLWRDITLQNRDELLTQLEGWEKEMHRIKELLTSGTAQDIEDYFAVAKELRDELPIGAGAMYTPFDLYVDVPDYPGVISEVTGLLADEAISITNLRIVESREDVFGILVISFQSENDRERAATCIQKRAKFETYIS is encoded by the coding sequence ATGACACGCAAAGTGCTCGTTATCGGGCTAGGCTTAATTGGTGGCTCTATTGCACTTGCTTTACAAAAAGCACCTGAAACTCGAATTATTGGCTATGATGTGGATGCTCAAACACGTGAGCATGCCAAAACATTAAATATTGTCCATGATATTGTCACAGACCCAAAGGAAGTTGCTGCGGATGCTGATGTTATTATTTTTGGCACACCCGTTAATGCAACACTTGAGTGGATGGAGCAATTAAAATCATGGCCATTAAAAAATAAAGTGATTGTAACAGATACAGGAAGTACCAAAAAATTAATTATGCAAAAAGCTGGGGAGCTACGTGAGCTTGGTATTACATTTATTGGTGGACACCCAATGGCAGGCTCTCATAAAAGTGGTGTGTTAGCTGCAAAGGCCCATCTTTTCGAGAATGCTTACTATATGCTAACGCCGCTTGCTGGTGAGGAAATTGTCCATATGGCACAGCTTGAAAGCTTGCTAAAATTCACGCATGCAAAGGTTGTTAGTGTATCTGCCAGCGAACACGATCATATGACAGCGGTTGTTAGTCATTTCCCGCATGTAATTGCTGCCTCACTTGTTCATCAACTAGGAGGCGAGAATGGGGAATACCCAATGACACGTTCCCTTGCAGCAGGTGGTTTTCGTGATGTGACACGTATCGCCTCCTCTAATCCTACCTTATGGCGAGATATTACGTTACAAAATCGTGATGAGCTACTGACACAGCTTGAGGGCTGGGAAAAGGAGATGCATCGCATTAAGGAACTACTAACAAGTGGTACAGCGCAAGATATTGAGGATTATTTTGCTGTTGCTAAAGAGCTGCGAGATGAATTACCAATTGGGGCAGGTGCTATGTATACACCGTTCGATTTATATGTGGATGTTCCTGACTATCCAGGTGTGATTTCAGAGGTGACAGGCTTGCTTGCGGATGAAGCGATTAGTATTACAAATTTAAGAATTGTAGAATCTCGTGAAGATGTTTTTGGTATTCTTGTTATTAGCTTCCAAAGTGAAAATGACCGTGAACGTGCAGCGACATGTATTCAAAAACGAGCGAAATTCGAAACATATATTTCATAG
- a CDS encoding YpiF family protein, translating to MYFNANDVTAFMAQKDFIDTAIVPLVSIDLAAEKIKQSGAEADFIMSLTSFIEKQFKGRLLVMPPFSYIPSLKSDDLPQQLEAQLHNAGFKHVFFVTCDHFWTSIGDNVNMIWLPAIPLESMDANVKKSILEDQLRQVIPLLSTKWAQM from the coding sequence ATGTATTTTAATGCAAACGATGTCACAGCATTTATGGCGCAGAAGGATTTTATTGATACAGCCATTGTGCCACTTGTATCCATCGATCTAGCTGCCGAAAAAATAAAGCAGAGCGGTGCGGAAGCAGATTTTATTATGTCTTTAACATCTTTTATAGAAAAGCAATTTAAGGGACGTCTGCTCGTTATGCCGCCATTTTCGTATATACCATCTTTAAAATCTGATGACTTGCCACAGCAATTAGAAGCACAATTACATAATGCTGGCTTTAAGCATGTGTTCTTCGTTACTTGCGATCATTTTTGGACAAGTATTGGAGATAACGTAAATATGATTTGGTTACCAGCAATTCCACTAGAAAGTATGGATGCGAATGTTAAAAAATCTATCTTGGAAGATCAGTTGCGCCAAGTGATTCCATTGCTTTCGACGAAATGGGCACAAATGTAA
- the aroC gene encoding chorismate synthase, protein MRYLTAGESHGPQLTTIIEGLPSLLPITAEKINHDLKRRQGGHGRGRRMQIETDTVEIVAGVRHGQTLGSPVALVVTNDDWKHWTKIMGAEPLADDVNPEEIKRQISRPRPGHADLVGGMKYGHRDLRNVLERSSARETTVRVAVGSVAKALLNELGISIVAHVTEIVGIKADTSLVEGKSADEIRAIVEADPCYCVDPEASAKMVEAIDEAKKAGDSIGGVVEVIIEGVPAGVGSYVHYDRKLDAKLAAAMLSINAFKGVEFGIGFEMARRKGSEVHDEIIWSEEEGYTRVTNRLGGLEGGMSTGMPIVVRGVMKPIPTLYKPLQSVDIDTKEPFKASVERSDSCAVPAASIVAEHVIAWEIANAILEQFHSDQLPQLKAQIDEHRQYTKGF, encoded by the coding sequence ATGCGTTACTTAACAGCAGGTGAGTCACATGGACCCCAATTAACAACAATTATTGAGGGGCTACCATCACTCTTACCAATTACAGCAGAAAAAATTAATCATGATTTAAAACGACGTCAAGGAGGTCATGGACGTGGACGTCGCATGCAAATTGAAACAGATACAGTAGAGATTGTTGCAGGCGTACGTCATGGACAAACACTTGGTTCTCCTGTAGCACTAGTTGTCACAAATGATGACTGGAAGCATTGGACAAAAATTATGGGTGCTGAGCCGTTAGCAGATGATGTGAATCCAGAGGAGATTAAACGTCAAATTTCACGACCACGACCAGGTCATGCGGATTTAGTAGGTGGTATGAAATATGGTCATCGTGATTTACGCAATGTTTTGGAGCGTTCTTCAGCCCGTGAAACAACTGTACGTGTAGCAGTGGGCTCTGTGGCAAAGGCATTATTAAATGAATTAGGGATTTCCATTGTGGCACATGTTACAGAAATTGTAGGGATTAAAGCTGATACTTCCTTGGTAGAAGGGAAATCTGCAGATGAAATTCGTGCCATTGTAGAAGCTGACCCATGCTATTGTGTGGACCCAGAGGCATCAGCCAAAATGGTAGAGGCAATTGATGAAGCGAAAAAAGCTGGCGATTCCATTGGTGGCGTTGTGGAGGTTATCATTGAAGGAGTGCCAGCAGGTGTAGGTTCTTATGTTCATTATGATCGTAAGCTGGATGCTAAATTAGCGGCTGCTATGCTATCCATTAATGCATTTAAAGGTGTAGAATTTGGCATTGGCTTTGAAATGGCACGTCGTAAAGGCTCTGAGGTGCATGATGAAATTATTTGGTCTGAAGAAGAGGGCTATACACGTGTGACCAATCGACTTGGTGGCTTAGAGGGCGGAATGTCTACTGGTATGCCAATTGTTGTACGTGGTGTAATGAAGCCAATTCCTACTTTATATAAACCATTACAAAGTGTGGATATTGATACAAAAGAGCCATTTAAAGCAAGCGTTGAACGCTCTGATAGCTGTGCAGTACCAGCAGCATCTATTGTAGCCGAGCATGTTATTGCCTGGGAAATAGCTAATGCAATTTTAGAGCAATTCCATAGTGACCAACTACCACAACTAAAAGCTCAAATTGATGAACATCGACAATATACAAAGGGGTTCTAA
- the hisC gene encoding histidinol-phosphate transaminase, which produces MKWKQQLDGMQAYKPGKPIEEVQREYGLKEVIKLASNENPFGCSPKVTAYLQNNAVNHALYPDGYAQNLRTAVANYLGVQETQLLFGNGSDDLIAIITRALLYPGVNTVMADPSFSQYWHNAEIEGAEVRKIPCVDGAHDLDAMAAAIDEQTSVVWVCSPNNPTGVVIPDADLRNFLAKVPSDVLVILDEAYIEYVTHSGHKNTLPIIDDYPNVLLLRTFSKAYGLASFRVGYAIGQPEVIAKLDPVRAPFNNTILSQAVAAIALSDQDYIQACRDANEKGKKQYVEFCEKHNLKYFPSDTNFIFFDTKADSDVVFQELMKKGFIIRSGNALGMPGFIRVTIGTEAQNAALLSQLDVILKEQGVFA; this is translated from the coding sequence ATGAAATGGAAACAGCAATTGGATGGTATGCAAGCATATAAGCCAGGGAAACCAATTGAAGAAGTACAACGTGAATATGGCTTAAAGGAAGTTATTAAATTAGCATCAAATGAAAATCCATTTGGATGCTCACCAAAGGTAACTGCTTATTTGCAAAATAATGCAGTGAATCATGCACTTTATCCAGACGGCTACGCTCAAAATTTGCGTACGGCTGTTGCGAATTATTTAGGCGTGCAAGAAACACAACTTCTTTTTGGAAATGGCTCTGATGACTTAATTGCTATTATTACGCGTGCCTTACTGTATCCAGGTGTCAATACTGTGATGGCTGACCCATCCTTCTCTCAATACTGGCATAATGCTGAAATTGAAGGTGCAGAAGTACGCAAAATTCCTTGCGTTGATGGCGCACATGATTTAGATGCGATGGCAGCAGCAATTGATGAACAAACATCTGTTGTATGGGTATGTAGCCCGAATAATCCTACAGGTGTTGTTATTCCTGATGCTGATTTACGTAATTTTTTAGCAAAAGTGCCAAGCGATGTTCTCGTTATTTTAGACGAGGCTTATATTGAATATGTGACACACTCAGGTCATAAAAATACATTGCCGATTATTGATGATTATCCAAATGTTCTTTTATTACGTACATTCTCAAAAGCATATGGTCTTGCCTCGTTCCGCGTTGGCTATGCCATTGGACAGCCTGAGGTCATTGCCAAGCTTGATCCTGTAAGAGCGCCATTTAATAATACAATTTTAAGTCAGGCTGTTGCAGCTATTGCACTTAGTGATCAGGACTATATTCAAGCATGTCGTGATGCAAATGAAAAAGGTAAAAAGCAATATGTTGAGTTTTGTGAAAAGCATAATTTGAAATACTTCCCATCTGATACAAACTTTATTTTCTTTGATACAAAGGCTGATAGTGATGTTGTGTTCCAAGAGCTGATGAAAAAGGGCTTTATTATCCGCAGTGGTAATGCTTTAGGAATGCCAGGATTTATCCGTGTGACAATTGGCACAGAGGCTCAAAATGCAGCATTGCTGAGCCAGCTTGATGTGATTTTAAAGGAACAGGGAGTTTTTGCATGA
- a CDS encoding QcrA and Rieske domain-containing protein, which produces MSKNRVSRRQFLSYTLTGVGGFMAAGMLMPMVRFAIDPVLQKHDGGDFVKTEHKIADLTEEPVKVDFSYEQVDAWYKSQVTDVAWVYKSGDQIIALSPVCKHLGCMVDWGGDSAHPDQFFCPCHAGRYEKNGKNVAGTPPLGPLDEFDVQEEDGYLMIGPAKANTLVK; this is translated from the coding sequence GTGAGTAAAAATCGAGTTTCACGTCGTCAGTTTCTAAGCTATACACTGACTGGTGTAGGTGGATTTATGGCGGCAGGTATGCTAATGCCAATGGTTCGTTTTGCAATTGATCCAGTGTTACAAAAGCATGATGGTGGAGATTTTGTGAAAACAGAGCATAAAATCGCTGACCTGACTGAAGAGCCAGTAAAAGTTGACTTTTCATATGAACAAGTGGATGCATGGTACAAATCACAGGTTACAGATGTAGCATGGGTTTATAAAAGTGGCGATCAAATCATTGCCCTTTCACCAGTTTGTAAGCATTTAGGTTGTATGGTGGACTGGGGTGGAGATTCAGCACACCCTGATCAATTCTTCTGCCCATGTCACGCAGGACGTTACGAGAAAAACGGGAAAAACGTTGCAGGTACACCGCCTCTAGGTCCGTTGGATGAATTTGATGTACAAGAAGAAGATGGCTATTTAATGATTGGTCCAGCAAAAGCAAATACTCTAGTTAAATAA
- a CDS encoding tetratricopeptide repeat protein — MTEMMQALEQGNLALIDQLLESFLTKELPEDIYALAEIFMQYGYMKEADRVLEHLQFLFPEEAQLKIDHANVLMELGDEDEALDLLLAIDDTSQEYPQALLVLADYYQMQGLFEVAETRINEALAILPDEPLLHFAKAELLFETGRFLEAARLYEELYEQQGEFAGVNLVERLAEVYRAGAAYEIAFDYYVKALEDEVKPDVLFGAAYSAFQSQKYEIAIKQLEELKELDPDYFSAYLLLAESYAMLEDNQKAYTAIQEGLKRDEYDKSLYLFAGKMALKNGLPEEAEQYLREAIALDPEYMEAVLALTAIFGQQERYEDVIELFETLQQNDFEWSALYPFAAEAYENLELYDRAYEFYRLAYNDFKEDAAFLEKYVYFLVEEGKRSEAKEVLEQLLSIQPGEPVWQELLETLEFE, encoded by the coding sequence ATGACTGAAATGATGCAAGCACTTGAGCAAGGAAACTTGGCATTAATCGATCAGCTACTGGAATCATTTTTAACAAAGGAGCTACCAGAGGATATCTATGCGCTAGCTGAAATTTTTATGCAATATGGATATATGAAGGAAGCTGACCGTGTGCTGGAGCATTTACAATTTTTATTTCCAGAGGAGGCACAGTTAAAAATAGATCATGCAAATGTGTTAATGGAGCTTGGTGATGAGGACGAGGCATTGGATTTATTATTAGCAATTGATGACACATCACAAGAGTACCCTCAAGCATTACTTGTTCTAGCCGATTATTATCAAATGCAAGGGCTATTTGAGGTAGCGGAAACCCGTATTAATGAGGCATTGGCAATTTTGCCAGACGAGCCATTACTGCACTTTGCGAAAGCCGAGCTGTTATTTGAAACAGGTCGCTTTTTAGAGGCTGCTAGATTGTATGAGGAATTATATGAGCAGCAAGGTGAATTTGCAGGGGTAAACCTTGTAGAGCGACTGGCAGAGGTCTATCGTGCAGGTGCTGCCTATGAAATAGCGTTTGATTATTATGTAAAAGCACTTGAGGATGAGGTAAAGCCTGATGTTTTATTTGGCGCTGCCTATTCTGCTTTCCAATCTCAAAAATATGAGATAGCCATTAAGCAATTGGAGGAATTAAAAGAATTAGACCCTGATTACTTCTCAGCGTATTTATTGCTTGCGGAAAGCTATGCCATGCTAGAGGATAATCAAAAAGCATACACGGCTATACAGGAAGGTTTAAAGCGCGATGAATATGATAAGTCACTCTATTTATTTGCAGGGAAAATGGCACTAAAAAATGGATTACCAGAGGAAGCGGAGCAATATTTGCGTGAGGCAATAGCGCTTGATCCTGAATATATGGAGGCAGTATTGGCTCTTACAGCCATTTTTGGACAGCAGGAGCGTTATGAGGACGTCATCGAATTGTTTGAAACCTTACAGCAAAATGATTTTGAATGGAGTGCGTTATATCCTTTTGCGGCAGAGGCATATGAAAATTTAGAATTGTACGACCGTGCATACGAATTTTACCGTTTGGCATATAATGATTTTAAGGAAGACGCAGCATTTTTAGAAAAATATGTTTACTTTTTAGTAGAGGAAGGCAAACGTTCAGAGGCAAAAGAGGTTCTTGAACAATTATTAAGCATACAACCAGGTGAACCAGTGTGGCAAGAGCTATTAGAAACCTTAGAATTTGAGTAA
- the qcrB gene encoding menaquinol-cytochrome c reductase cytochrome b subunit, whose protein sequence is MLNKIYDWVDERLDITPIWRDIADHEVPEHVNPAHHFSAFVYCFGGLTFFITVIQILSGMFLTMYYVPDVVNAWKSVYYLQNEVAFGEIVRGMHHWGASLVIVMMFLHTLRVFFTGSYKKPRELNWMVGVGIFGVMMGLGFTGYLLPWDMKALFATKVGIEIAASVPFIGEMIKILLAGDTTILGAQTLTRFFAIHVFFLPAVLFGLLAAHFIMIRRQGISGPL, encoded by the coding sequence GTGCTAAATAAAATTTATGATTGGGTCGATGAACGCTTAGATATTACACCGATTTGGCGTGATATTGCCGACCACGAAGTGCCAGAGCACGTTAACCCTGCACATCATTTTTCAGCATTCGTTTATTGCTTTGGTGGATTAACATTCTTCATCACAGTAATTCAAATTTTATCTGGTATGTTCCTAACAATGTACTATGTACCAGACGTTGTGAATGCTTGGAAATCAGTTTATTATTTACAAAACGAAGTAGCATTTGGTGAAATCGTACGTGGTATGCACCACTGGGGAGCTTCATTAGTTATCGTAATGATGTTCTTACATACACTTCGTGTATTCTTCACGGGTTCTTATAAGAAGCCTCGTGAGTTAAACTGGATGGTTGGTGTAGGTATTTTTGGTGTAATGATGGGTCTTGGTTTTACAGGATACTTATTACCATGGGATATGAAAGCATTATTCGCTACAAAAGTAGGTATCGAAATTGCTGCATCTGTACCGTTTATCGGTGAAATGATTAAAATATTATTAGCGGGTGACACAACGATTCTAGGTGCTCAAACGTTAACACGATTCTTTGCGATTCATGTATTCTTCTTGCCTGCAGTATTGTTTGGGTTACTTGCAGCACACTTTATCATGATTCGTCGACAAGGAATTTCAGGACCGTTGTAA
- the aroA gene encoding 3-phosphoshikimate 1-carboxyvinyltransferase — MSEKVLQYNKPSLQGALTIPGDKSVSHRAVMFGAIATGTTTVEGFLLGEDCLSTIDCFQKLGARIKVEGTNVTIQSPGIDNWQEPTEVLYTGNSGTTTRLMLGILAGSSVHSVMTGDASIGKRPMRRVIDPLRQMGAHITGRANGQYTPLAIQGTKLQAIDYQMPVASAQVKSAILLAGLRAEGTTIVRETEVSRDHTERMLRQFGAHVDVNNGVVSIEGGQALQGTHVAVPGDISSAAFFLVAGAICDNSTITLENVGVNPTRDGIIEVLQKMGAAMTVTPNDAAQAEPTATIQIAASSLSATTIQGDMIPRLIDEIPIIALLATQAQGRTVIKDAEELKVKETDRITAVVNELTKLGANIEATADGMIIQGPTPLHGASLQTYGDHRIGMMGAIAALITDGAVTLDDADCIAVSYPSFFEHIEAVKK, encoded by the coding sequence ATGAGTGAAAAAGTTTTGCAATATAATAAGCCTTCTTTACAAGGAGCATTAACGATTCCTGGCGATAAGTCCGTTTCTCACCGTGCTGTGATGTTTGGAGCGATTGCTACAGGTACAACAACAGTGGAAGGTTTTTTATTAGGTGAAGACTGCTTAAGTACCATTGATTGCTTCCAAAAGCTTGGTGCTCGTATTAAGGTAGAGGGAACAAATGTAACAATTCAAAGTCCGGGAATTGACAATTGGCAGGAGCCTACAGAGGTATTGTATACAGGTAACTCAGGCACAACAACACGCTTAATGCTGGGCATTTTAGCAGGTTCTTCGGTTCATTCCGTCATGACAGGAGATGCCTCTATCGGCAAGCGACCAATGCGCCGTGTGATTGACCCGCTACGCCAAATGGGTGCTCACATTACAGGTCGTGCAAATGGACAATATACACCGCTTGCTATTCAAGGAACAAAACTGCAAGCAATTGATTATCAAATGCCTGTAGCGAGCGCACAAGTAAAATCTGCTATTTTACTTGCGGGCTTACGTGCTGAAGGAACGACAATTGTACGAGAAACAGAGGTATCGCGAGATCATACAGAGCGAATGCTGCGTCAATTTGGTGCACATGTAGATGTCAACAATGGGGTTGTTTCCATAGAAGGTGGACAAGCACTTCAAGGAACGCATGTTGCTGTACCAGGCGATATTTCCTCAGCAGCCTTCTTCTTAGTGGCAGGAGCTATTTGCGATAATAGTACAATAACGCTAGAAAATGTCGGCGTTAATCCAACGCGTGATGGTATTATAGAGGTTCTTCAAAAAATGGGGGCAGCAATGACAGTAACGCCAAATGATGCTGCACAAGCGGAGCCTACAGCAACAATACAAATAGCAGCATCATCATTATCCGCTACAACTATTCAAGGCGATATGATTCCACGTTTAATTGATGAAATTCCAATTATTGCACTGCTTGCTACACAAGCACAAGGTCGAACAGTGATTAAAGATGCTGAGGAGCTAAAAGTGAAGGAAACGGATCGTATAACAGCTGTTGTCAATGAGCTAACAAAGCTAGGAGCGAATATTGAAGCAACTGCAGATGGCATGATTATTCAAGGACCAACACCACTGCATGGTGCGAGCCTGCAAACATATGGTGATCATCGTATTGGCATGATGGGTGCAATTGCTGCATTAATTACAGATGGAGCAGTCACATTAGACGACGCTGACTGTATCGCTGTATCATACCCATCATTCTTTGAGCATATTGAAGCCGTGAAGAAATAA